DNA sequence from the Bradyrhizobium diazoefficiens genome:
AAACCACGATCCAGAAGACCGTCCGCCATATCGAGATGCTTCGCGAGGTGCGGCGGCGCCAGATGGAAGCCGAGCGTGCCCATGCCGCGCTGTCGCGTCATTTCTCGCCCGAGCTCGCCAAACGTCTGGCGGCCGGCGGCGAGGGCGAGGGGATCGCGGTCCGGTGGCGCGACGTCGCGACCATTTTCACCGACATAACCGGATTCACATCGCTGGTCGAGAGCGCGCCGCCCGAAACTCTGGGAGAGCTCCTCAACGAATATGTCGGCGGCATGACCGAAGTGGTGTTCGCGCATGAGGGGACAGTCGCCAAAATCATCGGCGATGCGATTCAGGTGCTGTTCAACGCACCCGGCGATCAGGCGGATTACGCGACGCGTGCGGTCGCCTGCGCTCATGATCTCGATCGCTGGGCGCAGGATTTTTGCACGCGCCAGAAGACCAGGGGCGTGAATTTCGGCACCACCCGGATTGGCATTCACGCCGGGCCGGCACTGGTCGGTAATTTCGGTGGCAACCGCTTCTTCGACTACACCGCCTATGGTGACACCATCAACACCGCGGCGCGGCTAGAGGCTGCCAACAAGCATCTCGGCACCCGCATCTGCGTCAGCGCCAGCATCGCGGAGCGAGCAGAGAATTTTCAGGGCCGTCCGGTCGGCGAGCTCATGCTGCGCGGACGCAGCGAACCGTTGCGCGCTTTCGAGCCGCTACCGCAGGAAAAATTCGAGGCGCCCGCCGCAGCGAAATATTCCGAGGCGTTTGCCAAGATGGAGGCGGGCGATGCTGCGGCCATGCCGGCCTTTGCCGCGTTGGTCGGCATGCACGCCGACGATCCTCTCGCCGGCTTTCACCTGAAGCGCCTGCTGAACGGCGGCAAGGGCATCCGTATGCAACTGGAATAGAGGGTCACATGACGCGTGAATTCTCGGCCGGCAACTACCGTTTCATTCCATCCGTGTTCCAGTATTCGGCTGGTGCTGCTGCCGATGACGGCTATGAGATCGAGCGCGTCAGGTTCGATCGCCTGGTGCCGCTCGCCAATGGATTTGCGTTGGCTGCAAAGTTCATCCGGGAGGCAGGTCGTCCGCTGACCGCCTTCTGCGCGTG
Encoded proteins:
- a CDS encoding adenylate/guanylate cyclase domain-containing protein, giving the protein MTPTILFVDDEPDLEALILQKFRRQIRDGLVNFIFARDGVEALESIEQNPLVDLVVSDINMPRMDGLSLLQKLQEAEDKKSTIIVSAYGDMSNIRTAMNRGAFDFLTKPIDFLDLETTIQKTVRHIEMLREVRRRQMEAERAHAALSRHFSPELAKRLAAGGEGEGIAVRWRDVATIFTDITGFTSLVESAPPETLGELLNEYVGGMTEVVFAHEGTVAKIIGDAIQVLFNAPGDQADYATRAVACAHDLDRWAQDFCTRQKTRGVNFGTTRIGIHAGPALVGNFGGNRFFDYTAYGDTINTAARLEAANKHLGTRICVSASIAERAENFQGRPVGELMLRGRSEPLRAFEPLPQEKFEAPAAAKYSEAFAKMEAGDAAAMPAFAALVGMHADDPLAGFHLKRLLNGGKGIRMQLE